GATCCAATTGATTGGAATAACCGTAGGTCACATGATTGAAACGCAATGGTCCTGAGTTGGTGACGGTATCTAAATTAATGTAGACCTTTTTATCGTTTTTCATGTAATAATGATTATAGATAGGATCGTTACTTTCCAGATAAGAAAGACCTTCCGTGCAGAAATAGTCGATATTGTCATATCGGAAAGAGGCCACATCACGTAGTTTTATGTTGTCATTAAATATGTGTTCGTATCGTAAAGTGATATCCTGCGACCTGTTTTTCAGAAAGTCGGATTCGTTATTATAGCGGGCAGACCTGTCCAGTCCCGGCAGGCTTTCAAATTTATTCAGGTACAATTTACCGGACAGGTCGTATATGTCATTTGCCATGAGTTTGGGCAGTCCTGCATCGGTGTCATATTTATCTTTCGAGAAATTGTAGGTCAATTGAAGATTATCTTTTTCTGTCAGTTGTGCTTCGGTTGTAAAATAGGCGGAGAAGCGTTCGACCCCGTTGTCACGCCATCCGTCCGAGTTGGAGTAGTTCACTGATGCATAGTAGGTGAGCGGTCCAACCAGCTTGCCGGACATGCCAAAGTAAGCATTTTTCTCGTTGAATGACCCTACGCCGACTTTTGCTTTGACATGCGTATCTCTTGTCGGTTGTTTGCGTGTGACATTCAGAACCCCGCCTACAACAGACTGACCGAATAAAACAGAAGCCGGACCTCTCAGTAACTCCATACTTTCGATATTCGATAAGTCATGTATCGGCATGGAGGTGATGAATGAACGTTGGTCGGGGACACCGTCTATGGTCATCAACTGGTGAGAGAAACCACGGATATGAACGACCTGGAAACCTCCGTATAACGTTTGTGTCTTTACAGAAGGCATGAAGCGCGTAGCATTGACAATATCGGTGATTTCTCGTGCTTCCAGAAAGTCGGCATTGACTTTTAAAGTGTTTAAAGGAACAAATTTGACAGGAACAGGAATAGGGAGGATGGAACTTTTATTGATTTTTTTGGAAATGATGTGTACATCACTAAGTACAAAAGTTGTATCCTCTTCCGCTATTTTCTTCTGGGCTGCAAGTTCATTCGTGCCCGACAAAATAATCCCGCACACAGTGAGCAGGAACAATAAAGATTGTTTCATGAATAATTAATGAATTAAGTGTATTGAATATAAAATATTCTTTTTCAATAACTTCTCCAAACCCCGGGAGAAATTGGTTATCACTAATTTGGCAGGTTTCCTGACTAACTCAGAAAGCAACCTTCCCATCTTGAAAAGACAGTGGTATGAGGAACTTTCCTTTTTATGAGTTTCACAGTAGCGGGTACTGTTCCGGATTTTAACCGGATTCCCTTTTATAGAATCGTTGAAAACGATTCTATCACCAAAACGATTGCAAATATATGAAAATGGTTTAAATAACTCTAAGATTTTAGCATTTTATACTCAAAAATAAAATGAGATATCCCAGTGTGATAGTTCTAGCTAGGTTTATTTTTTCAGGTTACTGTATTTTCTTGGATATCCTAAGAGTATCGCCAATAGTGCTCCGAATCCTAATAAGTACGGATAATACAAGTATTGCATAACCTCGATGGGGGAGACGTTGCCCAGTCCGGAAGCCATCAGTAATTGTGCTCCGTAGGGGATAATTCCCTGTATGAAGCAAGAGAAGATATCCAGGATACTTGCGCTACGACGCGGATCGACTTTGAAACGGTCTGCTATGTCTTTAGCTATCGGTCCGGCCATGATCAGGGCGATCGTATTGTTTGCCGTACACAGATTGGCAAAGCTGACCAATGCGGCAATGCTTAATTCTGCACCTTTCGAAGAGCGGATATGTGAAGTCAGTTTGAGGATGATCCAGTCGATGCCGCCATTGTAACGAATCATTTCCAGCATGCCACCAGCCAATAGGGTCACAATGATCAGTTCTCCCATATTGGTTATACCGAGACCCATCGATGCCGTCCAGCCCCATATATCGAAGCTGCCGGTCAGCAGTCCGACAACACCCGATAGCAGTATACCGATGAATAATACCAGCATAACATTTACTCCACAAATGGCTGCAACTAGAACGACCAGATAAGGGACCACTTTTACCCATTCGATTGTTCCTGCAGTATAACTACTGTCTATGCCGCTTCCTACTATTACATATATAATACCTGTCAGGATCGCGATGGGGAGGGCGATACGGATATTCACTTTGAATTTATCGTTCATGTTGCATCCCTGTGTACGGGTAGCCACAATAGTCGTGTCGGAGATGAAAGACAAATTATCGCCGAACATGGCACCGCTCACGACAACTCCCAACATCAAAGCATCAGGCATCCCTGTCTTTGCGGCAATCCCGACGGCTACCGGTGCCAGGGCTACGATTGTTCCCACAGAGGTTCCGACAGAGATGGATATAAAACAAGCGGCCAGGAAGATACCGGCAGCCAGCAGGTTTCCGGGCAGTATGGACATTGCCAGGTTCACTGTTGCATCTACGGCTCCCATTGCCTTGGCTGTCTGGGCAAAGGCTCCGGCCAATATGAAGATAAGGACCATGAGCATAATGTTGCTGTTGGCCGCTCCGCGACAGAATTGTTCGATGCGATTGGATAGTTTTCCCCCTTTGGACATGGCAATCGCCACTACCGAAGAGATGACGAAGGCAACTGTAATCGGCATTTTGTAGAAATCTCCTGCCAGTATGGAAACAACCAGATAAGTGAACAGGAATACCAGCAAGGGTATCAAAGCCCATGCATTCGGTGCATGATTCAAAGGGGAGTTAGAAGGAGAATCGTAACGCAATACGCACCCCTCCTTTCTTAATATTAGGTTCGTCCAGGTAAGTTAACCGGCGATAATAGTCTATACGAAGAATCTTGAAAATATTTTCCAGACCGACACTGGCTTCCATATATGGAGTTTTGCCTAAAGGACGTGTGCCGTCAGGCAGGACAAACAATCCGGGAGTCATTGTCGGGTTATTCTTGTCTGTCAGTCCGCCATAAATACCGTTGAAAGAGATTACTTCACGTAGACGTAGCCATTTGACACCCGGGATACGGTTCAGTATCCAGCCTTTCATATAATAGGTTGCATTGAATGATACATACTGGTCGGTCACGAACTCCAGTGCGTTCATCATGTGGAATGCTTCCGGCTGGATCGTGATAGACTGGTTCGTATTTGGCAGTATCAGTAACGGGAAAGGAACTTTGTTCCATACTTTTCCAGCTTTCAACTGTGTATCGATGTGACCGAATGAGGATAACCAAATACGCTTTTCGGCACTGATCTCCGTATGATTATAGTTATATTCTCCTCCCAAAACGCCTTTAATACCCAACTGGTGCGACAGTTTAAAGATGGGGGCGTCTTTCGACAGGTTGAATACCGATTCTTTTCCCGAACGTCCGTCGTAGGAACGTTCACCCGGGGCAAAGCGGAATTGTGTACCGATTTCAGACGTGGTGATGTCTTTTTTGTGGATCAATGTGCCGTCTGCTTCCTGCTGGATATATTTAAGTGTTCCGGCTGCCTGGTTGTTCTGGTTGTACACCCATGATCTCCAGGTGAGGCCATTCAGCCATTCCTTTTCGTATTGGAGCATGGATTTGCGGATGTACTGCATTTTTGTCACAGGTTCACCGACTTTCCAGGCAACGAAGATATTATCCTTACTGGTGAATAGGAAATCCTGTCCGGGAGTATATACGTCATATTCCTGGATGAAAGAGAGGTTGTTGACCGGACTTTCTCCTTCATGGTAGAGTTTCTTGTTAAAACTGTGGGTCAGCTTTACGTTATATTTTAATTTACGGTCGTTCGTCCCATAAGCAAGATAGCCGCTGGCAAACCAGTAAGGACTCAGATTTGCCGTTGTCATACCGCCGACACGCAGGCGGACACCTTCCAGACTGTTACCGCTGATGGTGGTATTCATCGGACCGAAGTCGAATTTGGTTGATTTCTTGTCTCCGGCTGTCGGGATATAACCGGATATAAGGATTTCCGCTGTTTTGATGATTACGTTGAATGCCGGAACTTTCCGGAGTTGTGCCAACAGATCGTCCAGGGCATTTTCTTTTTCTTTCAGCGGTACATGGCGGTTATTGATCCAGAATGTATCTGTTTGTTCGATCGCTATAGGTAATGTATGAAGCGAGCCTAACAGATTAAAAACCGAATCAGCCTTTGCTTGTTCTATATTGAAATTGTATTTATCGTAATTGCGGAGCTGGTGCGCATAGAGTTGCTGTGCTCCTTTTACCAGGTAGAAGTTGACATAGGTGTTCTCATTCTTTACTACCCAGGTGCTGTCCGGCATCCGTTCGAATTCCTGTTCGATACGGAGTTTGTCGACCCAGTTGAGGTTGATATTGACCGGCGTGTTAAGCAGAAATTTCTTCAGTGCATAATTGCCGTCCAGTGTTATGTATAATCTTCCGGTGAAACCATAGCTTTGGCTGTTGACCGGAACGAAAGCCAGATCGACGCATCGATCGCCTCCGATATCCAGCGTATCCATAATGTAGTATTTGTAATAGCTGGTAGCAAGGGTAGAGGATAACGGGCTGACAAAACGGTTTAGCAGGATATTGATATTATTATCGAAAATATTGATTCCTTGAAATATCTCTTCCAGGTTGGAAGTGATGCCGCCGCCATCGTCTAATGTCTGGTCGACACCCTGCATGCGTTTACCTTTGACAATCGTTTTTTCGGTCTTCGGCTGTTTCCGGTAATACCTGTCTGCAATTGTTTCACGAACGGAAAGGGTTAGGATAGGCTTGCCGTTAAATTCAGACGTATCCAAATAGTTCTTGATGAATTTGAATTTCTTCATGAACTTGTTTTTCTCAAAGTTCGGGTTGAAATCGTCCAAAGAGAGGGATAGCTTTTCGTAAACTTCCGTTTGGTATTCGTCTTTCGACTCGATACGGTTATCGTTCTTATGTTCGATTACTTTCTTGATCAGTTCGACTGCCGGATTGTCTTTACGGGTGTATTTTTCTTTTTTGGGTTTTACTACGACTTCGGATATTTCAAATGCGGTGGGACGGAGAGCAATCATCAGACCGTCGTTCTTCTGTCCTGTTTTGAGATCTAATGTTTTTGTATCGTATCCCAATGATGCAATAGCTAACTTGTTGTATCCTTTGTCGTTCTGTAAAGTGAAAGCTCCGTTGTCATCGGTCATTGCACCTATGGTGGAACCCTCGAAATAGACGGAAACAAACCCCAGAGGTTCTCCGGTGATTGAATCCTTTACAATACCGGAGGCAGAGGTGATGCTCTGTGCACATAAAATGGAAATACCGGTCACTGTTTGTAACAGAACCAACAGTAATATTAATCGAATTCTTTTTACCATGAAACTAACGTTATTCCTTCTCGGATAATGCAGTTGGCAAAGGTAGTATTTTTCCCGGTAGGAGCGGTGTAAGCCTTATTAATAATATTTAATCAAGGAGGGTGATAATGATAGGCAAATTTGTTGACAAAGTTGATTAATTAGTTAACTTTGCAACTAGTATTAATAATATCTTAGCTATGAAAAAGAGACGAGAGATTCTTTTGTATAGGCATTATTTCAACGAGTTTTATAATGCGTTATCAGTAGATGTGGAGAAAAAAGTCGATTATGTGATGAAAGTAATTTTGACTGAGGATATGATTCCTGCAAAATACTTTAAGCATATAGTAGAAGTGAAAGGTCTATATGAAATTCGTATAGAAAGTGAAAGTAATATTTATCGGATTTTCTGTTGCCTAGATGAGGGGCAGGTTGTGGTGTTGTTTAATGGTTTTCAGAAGAAAACTCAGAAAATACCGCATCGACAAATAAAGAAAGCCCAGAAAATTATGAATGAGTATTTTAAGGAGAAGAAAGGAAAATAAGTTATGAAAGAAGAATATTTGAGCAAAGAGAAACAGCAACAAATAATGCAGTGTGATACTTTTGATGAATTATTGAACGTAAAATACGGTCCTGTCGGTACTCCCGAGCGTGATCAGTTTGAGGAAGAATCCGACGCTTTTATTTTGGCCGAACGTCTGAAAGAAGAACGCTTGAAAGCAGGTCTTACCCAACAGCAACTGGCAGAGAGGATCGGAACGAAGAAAAGTTATATCTCACGGATTGAAAATGGGAAATGTGATGTGCGGTTACCGACATTATACAAAATATTCCGAGGTTTGGGAAAGCGTGTTAGTGTAACTATTCTTTAAATTAAAAAAGGAAGGGCCCTAGTCAGATGATCAGGACCCTTCTTTGTTTTAATTATAAGCATCTACTATACTTTGGCTCTTCAACTGTTTATCGAATGAAGCTTTATCCAGTTTGGTTGTGACGTGGATTGTTACCGGTTCATTAGGTAATAAGTCGAAATAGTTGTCAGAGAAGAAATTGTCGATACCGTCTATACTCAGGAATACGGCACGGGCAAAAACGTCACTTTGAACTGTTACGTCGAAACCGTCGGCGGCAGGAACGGAAGTCATCTGTATATCCGCTTTCGGGAAGTCGATGTCTTTGTAGCGGGTAAAGAAGTAATTGTTGGAAATCACCTCGCTTTCTTTGCCATTTTCGATGAAGCGAGCATTAACCACAACCTCATTCAGGTTCTTACCAGCCAGCAAACTTTCCACCGGAGCAGAGAATTGAATCTTGCTCGTATTGGCAGGCAATGTGACATTGCTGTTCTTTGAAAATAAAACAGTGCCCTTCAGGTCCATAACGCGTATATCCAATTTCCCTTTCACGGCTTTCAAACGGTCGGATATAACCCATACATTCAATGTCCCATCTTCTGCTATCGGTGAAACGAGAATGTCGCGGAAGGCTTTCTTCGTAAAATAATGCTGTGCTTTCCAACGTCCGTAATAATCACGGCTCGACCAGGAAGCGACGGGCCAGCAGTCGTTATGCTGCCAGAACAGAGAACCCATATTATAAGGCATCATGCGACGGTGAGCTTCCATGGCTGTTTTCATGGCATCTCCCTGGAGCAGGATACTCATATAAAGCGTGCTGGGGAAGTCTTTCGGTTTACGATACTCTTCCAAAGTGATATTTTCGATACGTGAGTTCGCTATCTGTCCGCCACGCTGGTGCGCCATCATGACATCTGAATAAATATCATGATCACGTTCTTCCGGAGCATATTTCAGTACGGATTGATATTCCGGGAAGGACTGGAAGCCATATTCAGAGAAGAAACGGGCTTTCACCTTGTTGAAGTGGGCAACAGAATCGATACCTTGCCATACACCCCAGTAATGAGCGTCACCGTTCGGGTTCCAGTTTGGTTTGCCACTTTCGCATTTAGCATCCGGATCACCTCCGTAGGGAGAGGACGGCCAATAGAAAATAGTTGGGTCATATTCTTTTACGACATCTGCCAGAATACCGTTGAATAACTTTTTGGTATCGTTACGCAACTGCTCCGTTACGCCATATTGATCGAACTTTTTCATCCAACCCCAGTTGAACCAGGCTGTGTGGATTTCGTTATTTCCGCACCAGATAGCCAGACTTGGATGGTTGCGCAGGCGGATCACGTTATCGATCGCTTCCTGGCGGATATTCTCTTCCAGCTCCGGTGTCAGCGGATAAACACTGCAGGCAAACATGAAATCCTGCCAAACCAGAATACCGTGCCTGTCGCAAAGATCGTAGAAGAGGTCTTCTTCATAGATACCGCCTCCCCATACACGGAGCATGTTCATATTGGCATTGACCGCATCCATGACAGTCGTTTTATACTGTTCGGCAGTAACACGCGGCAGGAAGTTATCCTGCGGGATATAGTTGGCACCTTTCATGAATACCGGCACACCATTCAGTTCGAAGTAAAACGTATGACCGTCTTTGTCCGGCTTATTGATGACGCGGATACTGCGGATACCGATGTTTGTTGTGTGGCTGTCGGCAATCTTGTCGTCCATGCTGATCGTGGCGGTGAACGGATACAAATGCGCTTCACCCAGACCGTTCGACCACCAGAGTTTCGGATTGTTGACGGTCAGCTCCGTCTCGATCACGTTGGTACCTTTTTTCACCTGTGCCTTTTTCGTCCAGTTGTTTTTGATACCGTCTGCTTTGATGTTAAGCGTTACTTCTCCGTCTTTGTCCGCAATGACCTGTACGCGGGTTTTAATATCGGCACGTTTGGCGGTTACGTTGGTCTGGTCATAGAAAATATTGTCGATGCGCGCATCGTTCCATCCGACCAGATAAACAGGGCGCCAGATACCGCTGGTGACGATACGTGGACCCCAGTCCCAACCATAATGATAACCGGCTTTCCGGGCAAAGATACTTACCTTTTTGTCGAAGATACCCCCGTTCTCCGATTGGTCGTTGCCTGCTTCGACGGGAAACTTTAAGGCTTCGAACTTAGGCAGGTCTACTTTGATGGGCGAATGGAAATAGACACGAAGTTCGTTATCATCCTTTTTCAGCAGATTCTTTACGTTTACCGTCCATTCGCGGAACATATTGTCGGCTTTGAGAATACACGAGTCGTTCAGGTAGACATCGGCATACGTGTCCAGACCTTTGAAATCCAGCTCGATGTTGTCCTTATTGAAGATATCCGGGGATACATTCAATGTTGTTTTGTATTCCCAGTCTTCTTTATCTATCCATTGGATGTTCCGTTCGTTCAGACGAAAAAACGGATCTTCAATGATCTTGTTATCCATCAGGT
This is a stretch of genomic DNA from Parabacteroides chongii. It encodes these proteins:
- a CDS encoding Na+/H+ antiporter NhaC family protein; the encoded protein is MRYDSPSNSPLNHAPNAWALIPLLVFLFTYLVVSILAGDFYKMPITVAFVISSVVAIAMSKGGKLSNRIEQFCRGAANSNIMLMVLIFILAGAFAQTAKAMGAVDATVNLAMSILPGNLLAAGIFLAACFISISVGTSVGTIVALAPVAVGIAAKTGMPDALMLGVVVSGAMFGDNLSFISDTTIVATRTQGCNMNDKFKVNIRIALPIAILTGIIYVIVGSGIDSSYTAGTIEWVKVVPYLVVLVAAICGVNVMLVLFIGILLSGVVGLLTGSFDIWGWTASMGLGITNMGELIIVTLLAGGMLEMIRYNGGIDWIILKLTSHIRSSKGAELSIAALVSFANLCTANNTIALIMAGPIAKDIADRFKVDPRRSASILDIFSCFIQGIIPYGAQLLMASGLGNVSPIEVMQYLYYPYLLGFGALLAILLGYPRKYSNLKK
- a CDS encoding DUF5686 and carboxypeptidase-like regulatory domain-containing protein; its protein translation is MVKRIRLILLLVLLQTVTGISILCAQSITSASGIVKDSITGEPLGFVSVYFEGSTIGAMTDDNGAFTLQNDKGYNKLAIASLGYDTKTLDLKTGQKNDGLMIALRPTAFEISEVVVKPKKEKYTRKDNPAVELIKKVIEHKNDNRIESKDEYQTEVYEKLSLSLDDFNPNFEKNKFMKKFKFIKNYLDTSEFNGKPILTLSVRETIADRYYRKQPKTEKTIVKGKRMQGVDQTLDDGGGITSNLEEIFQGINIFDNNINILLNRFVSPLSSTLATSYYKYYIMDTLDIGGDRCVDLAFVPVNSQSYGFTGRLYITLDGNYALKKFLLNTPVNINLNWVDKLRIEQEFERMPDSTWVVKNENTYVNFYLVKGAQQLYAHQLRNYDKYNFNIEQAKADSVFNLLGSLHTLPIAIEQTDTFWINNRHVPLKEKENALDDLLAQLRKVPAFNVIIKTAEILISGYIPTAGDKKSTKFDFGPMNTTISGNSLEGVRLRVGGMTTANLSPYWFASGYLAYGTNDRKLKYNVKLTHSFNKKLYHEGESPVNNLSFIQEYDVYTPGQDFLFTSKDNIFVAWKVGEPVTKMQYIRKSMLQYEKEWLNGLTWRSWVYNQNNQAAGTLKYIQQEADGTLIHKKDITTSEIGTQFRFAPGERSYDGRSGKESVFNLSKDAPIFKLSHQLGIKGVLGGEYNYNHTEISAEKRIWLSSFGHIDTQLKAGKVWNKVPFPLLILPNTNQSITIQPEAFHMMNALEFVTDQYVSFNATYYMKGWILNRIPGVKWLRLREVISFNGIYGGLTDKNNPTMTPGLFVLPDGTRPLGKTPYMEASVGLENIFKILRIDYYRRLTYLDEPNIKKGGVRIALRFSF
- a CDS encoding type II toxin-antitoxin system RelE/ParE family toxin gives rise to the protein MKKRREILLYRHYFNEFYNALSVDVEKKVDYVMKVILTEDMIPAKYFKHIVEVKGLYEIRIESESNIYRIFCCLDEGQVVVLFNGFQKKTQKIPHRQIKKAQKIMNEYFKEKKGK
- a CDS encoding helix-turn-helix domain-containing protein, which translates into the protein MKEEYLSKEKQQQIMQCDTFDELLNVKYGPVGTPERDQFEEESDAFILAERLKEERLKAGLTQQQLAERIGTKKSYISRIENGKCDVRLPTLYKIFRGLGKRVSVTIL
- a CDS encoding beta-mannosidase; amino-acid sequence: MRYKTVLSAVALAALATTTPVLADGVAKQNIDKGWTFKQVRGNNWYPATVPGVVQTDLMDNKIIEDPFFRLNERNIQWIDKEDWEYKTTLNVSPDIFNKDNIELDFKGLDTYADVYLNDSCILKADNMFREWTVNVKNLLKKDDNELRVYFHSPIKVDLPKFEALKFPVEAGNDQSENGGIFDKKVSIFARKAGYHYGWDWGPRIVTSGIWRPVYLVGWNDARIDNIFYDQTNVTAKRADIKTRVQVIADKDGEVTLNIKADGIKNNWTKKAQVKKGTNVIETELTVNNPKLWWSNGLGEAHLYPFTATISMDDKIADSHTTNIGIRSIRVINKPDKDGHTFYFELNGVPVFMKGANYIPQDNFLPRVTAEQYKTTVMDAVNANMNMLRVWGGGIYEEDLFYDLCDRHGILVWQDFMFACSVYPLTPELEENIRQEAIDNVIRLRNHPSLAIWCGNNEIHTAWFNWGWMKKFDQYGVTEQLRNDTKKLFNGILADVVKEYDPTIFYWPSSPYGGDPDAKCESGKPNWNPNGDAHYWGVWQGIDSVAHFNKVKARFFSEYGFQSFPEYQSVLKYAPEERDHDIYSDVMMAHQRGGQIANSRIENITLEEYRKPKDFPSTLYMSILLQGDAMKTAMEAHRRMMPYNMGSLFWQHNDCWPVASWSSRDYYGRWKAQHYFTKKAFRDILVSPIAEDGTLNVWVISDRLKAVKGKLDIRVMDLKGTVLFSKNSNVTLPANTSKIQFSAPVESLLAGKNLNEVVVNARFIENGKESEVISNNYFFTRYKDIDFPKADIQMTSVPAADGFDVTVQSDVFARAVFLSIDGIDNFFSDNYFDLLPNEPVTIHVTTKLDKASFDKQLKSQSIVDAYN